A region from the Arthrobacter roseus genome encodes:
- a CDS encoding TerC family protein, producing the protein MDVPFWIWAVVLGFIVVMLAVDLFAHRRAHVIGVREAAIWSGVWVAFGVAFGVLVWMNWGAEFGQQYFAGYLIEKSLSVDNVFVWAIIFSYFAVPREFQHRVLFLGVLGALVFRAIFIAAGAVLIQNFSWILYVFAAFLLYTGYRMIRQRNEHLDPEKSAVLRLFRRWIPMTEAYHGQKLLVRRKGVLLATPLLAVLVLVEVTDVVFAVDSIPAIFAVTDEVFLVFTANAFAILGLRAMYFLLADLIHRFIYLKIGLALVLIWVGIKMLLKIDLFYIPTTISLAVVATIITVSIVASLRATRGQGRKALPQPTDPPFLVATDEENAELEPVWRRHRGQVRTSQRTETVNADGDEDDRESAGRDGGAR; encoded by the coding sequence ATGGATGTCCCATTCTGGATTTGGGCTGTGGTACTGGGCTTCATAGTTGTGATGTTGGCTGTCGACCTTTTTGCTCACCGTCGCGCCCACGTTATCGGCGTGCGCGAAGCCGCCATCTGGTCCGGTGTGTGGGTGGCCTTCGGTGTCGCTTTTGGCGTGCTGGTCTGGATGAACTGGGGGGCCGAGTTCGGGCAGCAGTACTTCGCCGGTTACCTCATTGAGAAGTCCCTCTCGGTGGATAACGTCTTTGTTTGGGCAATCATCTTCAGCTACTTCGCGGTCCCGCGCGAGTTCCAGCACCGGGTCTTGTTCCTGGGCGTGTTGGGCGCACTGGTCTTCCGCGCAATTTTCATCGCCGCGGGCGCCGTACTGATTCAGAACTTCTCCTGGATTCTCTATGTTTTCGCTGCCTTCCTGCTCTACACCGGGTACCGGATGATTCGGCAGCGCAACGAGCACCTTGACCCGGAGAAATCCGCTGTGCTGCGCTTATTTCGCCGATGGATTCCCATGACCGAGGCGTACCACGGACAAAAACTGCTGGTCCGCCGCAAGGGCGTCCTGTTAGCTACCCCGCTGTTAGCGGTGCTGGTGCTGGTCGAGGTCACCGACGTGGTGTTCGCTGTCGACTCCATCCCCGCAATTTTCGCGGTCACCGACGAAGTTTTCCTCGTCTTCACCGCCAACGCCTTCGCGATCCTGGGCCTGCGTGCCATGTACTTCCTACTGGCAGATTTGATCCACCGCTTCATCTACTTGAAGATCGGGTTGGCCCTGGTACTGATCTGGGTCGGCATCAAGATGCTCCTCAAAATTGATCTGTTCTACATCCCCACAACCATCTCCCTCGCTGTGGTCGCCACTATCATCACGGTCTCCATCGTTGCCAGTCTGCGCGCCACCCGCGGCCAGGGCCGCAAAGCCCTCCCTCAGCCGACCGACCCTCCTTTCCTGGTCGCCACTGACGAAGAGAACGCCGAGCTGGAGCCGGTGTGGCGGCGTCACCGTGGCCAAGTCCGCACCAGCCAGCGGACCGAGACCGTAAACGCTGACGGGGACGAGGACGATCGAGAGTCCGCAGGTAGGGACGGTGGTGCACGATGA